TTCTATTCGATACGGGTAGGAGAAGAACCCGACTCGgtattcttttcttaaaaaagaaaaagataagaaccAAGTCAAGATGATACGGATCAACCCCTCTTCTTGCGTTCTTGCGCCAAAGATCTTACCATTTCCGGAGTAACTGGAGTTACATCTATTTTTCGATTTCCATTCAAGAGTTCTTATGTGTTTCCACGCCCCCTTTCGAGACCCCGAAAATTGGACAAATTCCTTTTTCTTAGGAACACATACAAGATTCGTCACCACAATAGGGGTAACCCCGCCGTTAACTACTTCAATTTTATAGTAAAATACATGCCCTACCAAGAAAAAGACAGAATTTGTAACTTGCTATCCTCTTGCCTAGCGGGCAAAGATTTACCTCCGTGGAAAGGATAATTCGTTCGGATCGACATGAGAGTCCAACCACATTGCATTGCCAGAACCCATGTTGTATATTTGAAAGAGGTTGACCTCCTTGCTTCTCTCATGTTACAATCCTCTTGCCGCTGAGCTCCCTTTCTCCTCGGTCCACAGAACAGAGACAAAATGTAGGACTGGTGCCAACAGTTCATCACGAAAGAAAGAACTCACTGAGCCGAAATCACTAACTAATACTAATCTAATACTAAACTAATACTACACTAACTAATACTAATCTAATACTAAACTAATACTAATAGAATACTAATAGAATAGAAATAGAACCGTCTTTTCTGTATATTCTCCCCGGTTCCGTTGCTACCGCGCGCTTTACGCAATCGATCGGATCGTGTAGATATCCCTTCAACACAACGTAGGTCATCGAAAGGGTCTCGAAGACTCACCAAAGCACGAAAGCCGGGATCTTTCAGAAAAATGGATTCCTATTCGAAGGGTGCATAACCGCATGGATAAGCTCACACTAACCCGTCAATTTGAGATCCAATTCGGGATTTTCCTTGGGAGGTATCGGGAAGGAATTGGAATGTAATAATATCGATTCATACAGATACAGAAGAAAAGGTTCTCTATTGATTCAAACGCTATACCTACGAGATAGGGAtagagaaagaggaaagaaaaaacCGAAGATTTCACACAGTACTTTTGATCGAAAAATCAATCTGATTTATTTCGTACCTTTCGCTCAATGAGAAAATGGGTCAGATTCTACAGGATCAAACCTGTGGGACTTAAGGAATGATGgaatggaagaaaaaaaaataaaaaaaataagtaaaatgCAGTAGAAGAGTCCCGATTCCAAACGAACAAATTCAAACTTGATTGAAAAGGATCTTTCTGATTCTCGAAGAATGGGATGGGGGCAAAAGGATTGATCGAGAAAGATTTCTTGTTCTTATTAAAAGATCGTGATTGGATCCACATATGTTTGGTAAAAAGAAAAATCTTCTCCTTTGAGAATAATCAAAAAAAGGAATCAATTGGAACATAAAAACGTGACTGAATTGGTCCTAGTTACTCTTCGGGACGGAGTGGAAGAAGGAAGGGGGGAGATTCTCGAACGAAGAAAAGGATCCAATGACTTGGAAAGAATTGAACGAGGAGCCGTATGAGGTGAAAATCTCATGTACGGTTCTGTAGAGTGGCAGTAAGGGTGACTTATCTGTCAACTTTTCCACTATCACCCCCAAAAAACCAAACTCTGCCTTACGTAAAGTTGCCAGAGTACGCTTAACCTCTGGATTTGAAATCACTGCTTATATACCCGGTATTGGCCATAATTTACAAGAACATTCTGTAGTCTTAGTAAGAGGGGGAAGGGTTAAGGATTTACCCGGTGTGAGATATCACATTGTTCGAGGAACCCTAGATGCTGTCGGAGTAAAGGATCGTCAACAAGGTCGTTCTAGTGCGTTGTAGATTCTTATCCAAGACTTGTATCATTTGATAATGCCATGTGAATCGCTAGAAACATGTGAAGTGTATGGCTAACCCAATAACGAAAGTTTCGTAAGGGAACTGGAGCAGGCTACCATGAGACAAAAGATCTTCTTTCTAAAGAGATTCGATTCGGAACTATGATATGTCCAAGGTCCAATATTGAAATAATTTCAGAGGTTTTCCTTGACTTTGTCCGTGTCAACAAAAAATTCGAAATGCCTCGACTTTTTTAGAATAGGTCCGAGTCAAATAGCAATGATTCGAAGCACTTTACACTATTTCGGAAATCCAAGGACTCAATCGTATGGATATGTAAAATACAGGATTTCCAATCCTAGCAAGAAAAGGGGGGAAACGGATACTCAATTTCAAAGTGAGTAAACAGAATTCCATACTCGATCTCATAGATACATATGGATACATATAGAATTCTGTGGAAAGCCGTATTTGATGAAAGTCGTATGTACGGCTTGGGGGGAGATCTTTCATATCTTTCGAGATCCACCCTACAATATGGGGCCAAAAAGCCAAAATAAATCATTTTAGCCCTTAGAAGTTATAAAAAAAACAGATTATCCCTTTCACGCTCATGTCACGGCGAGGTACTGTAGAAGAAAAAACCGCAAAATCCGATCCAATTTATCGTAATCGATTAGTTAACATGTTGGTTAACCGTATTCTGAAACACGGAAAAAAATCATTGGcttatcaaattatttatcGAGCTATGAAAAAGATTCAACAAAAGACAGAAACAAATCCACTATCTGTTTTACGTCAAGCAATACGTGGAGTAACTCCCGATATAGCAGTAAAAGCAAGACGTGTAGGCGGATCTACTCATCAAGTTCCCATTGAAATAGGATCCACACAAGGAAAAGCACTTGCCATTCGCTGGTTATTAGGGGCATCCCGAAAACGTCCGGGTCGAAATATGGCTTTCAAATTAAGTTCCGAATTAGTGGATGCTGCAAAAGGGAGTGGCGATGCCATACGCAAAAAGGAAGAGACTCATAGAATGGCAGAGGCAAATAGAGCTTTTGCACATTTTCGTTAATCCATGACGTTAATCCATGAATAGGATCTATATAGACACATAGACCCATGGATCCATACATCTCGATCGGAAAAGAATCAATGGAAAAAGAATCGGAAGTGATCAATATATCTCTCGAAACAAACGAAAAGGAAACGAAAGACGAAACATAAATCATGGATCAACTAAGCCCTCTCGGGGACTTGCTTAAGaataagaagaataagaaagagGAATCTTATGTAAATACCATGGAATAAGGTTTGGTCCTATTCATGGGGATTCTGTAAATATTCCATtccaaaaaaaagagaaaattcgaaacaATTGGGATTTTTTGGAGATTGGATGCAGTTACTAATTCATGATCTGACATGTACAGAATGAAAACTTCATTCTCGATTCTACGAGAATTTTTATGAAAGCCTTTCATTTGCTTCTCTTCGATGGAAGTCTTATTTTCCCAGAATGTATCCTAATTTTTGGCCTAATTCTTCTTCTGATGATCGATTCAACCTCTGATCAAAAAGATCTATCTTGGTTCTATTTGATCTCTTCAACAAGTTTAGTAATGAGCATAACGGCCCTATTGTTCCGATGGGGAGAAGAACCTATGATTAGCTTTTCCGGAAATTTCCAAACGAACAATTTCAACGAAATCTTTCAATTTCTTATTTTACTATGTTCAACTCTATGTATTCCTCTATCCGTAGAGTACATCGAATGTACAGAAATGGCTCTAACAGAGTTTCTGTTATTCGTATTAACAGCTACTCTAGGAGGAATGTTTTTATGCGGCGCTAACGATTTAATAACTATCTTTGTAG
The genomic region above belongs to Arachis stenosperma cultivar V10309 chromosome 5, arast.V10309.gnm1.PFL2, whole genome shotgun sequence and contains:
- the LOC130980125 gene encoding 30S ribosomal protein S7, chloroplastic, translating into MSRRGTVEEKTAKSDPIYRNRLVNMLVNRILKHGKKSLAYQIIYRAMKKIQQKTETNPLSVLRQAIRGVTPDIAVKARRVGGSTHQVPIEIGSTQGKALAIRWLLGASRKRPGRNMAFKLSSELVDAAKGSGDAIRKKEETHRMAEANRAFAHFR